One stretch of Punica granatum isolate Tunisia-2019 chromosome 5, ASM765513v2, whole genome shotgun sequence DNA includes these proteins:
- the LOC116209055 gene encoding uncharacterized protein LOC116209055 translates to MARCQLAEYDIEYVARTSVKGQAIADHLAEFPIEDNTPIDPDFLDEGILQVDSEKDSPTWKMYFDGAVNSTGSGIGAVLISPDGRHYPVAAKIDFPCTNNVAEYEACILGLQAAIDFKVKELEVFGDSMLTIFQTLGQWKTKDEKLVPYHEYLKELAENFEKITFTYTPRVKNHFADALATLASMVSITKGNLIEPLEIEITKGPAHCDAIEAIDAKPWFEDIKHFLQTGQYPQFANHRNRKTLRLLATHYFLSGETLYRRSLDATLLRCVDGQEAQRLIQEVHGGSCGPHMNGLMLAKKIMRFGYFWSTMETDCVKHVRHCRLCQVYADKIKAPPNELHPMAAPWPFSMWGMDVIGPINPKASNGHLFILVAIDYFTKWIEAITLASVTRMARAFNAKVRHREFKPGDLVLRKVLHIAPDSRGKFAYKYDGPFVVTEVFSGGAIILRDMDGTENALPVNADALRKYYP, encoded by the exons ATGGCGCGCTGTCAGTTAGCAGAATACGACATTGAATATGTAGCGCGCACGTCAGTTAAAGGACAAGCAATTGCAGACCACTTGGCAGAGTTTCCGATTGAAGACAACACGCCTATTGATCCAGACTTTCTAGATGAAGGAATCCTCCAAGTCGACAGTGAGAAGGATAGCCCAacgtggaagatgtatttcgatgGAGCAGTCAACTCCACTGGCTCGGGCATCGGTGCAGTACTGATATCTCCTGACGGGCGTCATTATCCCGttgcagcaaaaattgactttccttgcaccaataatgtggctgagTACGAAGCATGCATCCTCGGTCTGCAAGCAGCTATTGACttcaaagtcaaggagttaGAGGTGTTCGGGGACTCAATGCTCACAATTTTCCAAAcgctggggcaatggaagacaaaggatgAGAAGCTAGTACCCTATCACGAGTATCTTAaggagttagcggagaacttcgaAAAGATCACGTTCACTTACACGCCTCGCGTAAAGAATCACTTCGCAGACGCACTCgcaacgctcgcctccatggtgagtATCACAAAAGgaaatctcatcgagcccctcgagattgagattaCCAAaggccctgcccattgcgatgcgATCGAGGCCATCGACGCAAAGCCTTGGTTTGAAGACATTAAACACTTTCTGCAGACTGGTCAATATCCGCAGTTTGCCAATCACCGCAATCGAAAAACACTCCGGTTGCTTGCAACGCACTACTTCCTGAGCGGTGAAACGCTCTACAGGCGCTCTCTCGATGCTACGCTGCTTCGATGTGTTGACGGACaagaggcacaacgcctcatccAAGAAGTACACGGGGGAAGctgcggacctcacatgaacggaCTTATGCTTGCCAAGAAGATCATGCGGTTCGGCtacttttggtccaccatggaaactgactgcgtcaagcaCGTCAGGCATTGCCGCTTATGCCAAGTTTATGCAGATAAGATTAAAGCACCGCCCAACGAGTTACACCCGATGGCGGCTCCGTGGCCCttctcaatgtggggcatggatgTCATTGGTCCCATCAATCCCAAAGCATCAAACGGGCATCTCTTCATCTTAGTGGCGATCGATTatttcaccaagtggatcgaagccaTTACGCTCGCATCAGTTACT AGGATGGCTCGGGCATTTAACGCGAAGGTCCGCCATCGCGAGTTCAAACCCGGAGACCTCGTTCTGCGCAAAGTCTTGCATATTGCTCCCGACTCTAGGGGCAAGTTTGCATACAAATACGACGGACCTTTCGTCGTCACAGAAGTCTTCTCTGGAGGTGCCATCATTTTAAGAGATATGGACGGGACCGAGAATGCACTCCCTGTCAATGCCGACGCCCTCAGGAAGTACTATCCCTGA